One window of the Salvia splendens isolate huo1 chromosome 1, SspV2, whole genome shotgun sequence genome contains the following:
- the LOC121765526 gene encoding uncharacterized protein LOC121765526, giving the protein MNADLADSDIDINLDELDGILTFEDSDNDLTDDININDLNDGMDAISLHVDLGRDDRGSEYDGMDAISLYDEILDKEDEIWVEDEAQESVFNEMENIHSSDSDEERRTMWHVFNAERDMKNPKFHHGMLFTNKEVLKQTIKQYGIVNKYNVKVVRDEKDRINAKCLNGEGWMIRASINKKENALQIKKLKDNHRCAAEIPQKYITYKWLSETYREHLRADPKLSSKSMAHQLEVDFKAKTGRLKLWRAKKHALEKLRRSEAEQYGKLRDYAEELKKTNPNSSVFIWSDHLIFQNMYVCIDACKRGFLAGCRPLVGLDGCFLKGRYKAQLLVALGIDPNDCIFPIAYGVVDVESRESWTWFVRNLSIDLNIENSGSWTFMSDKEKGLIAALDELMPHAEKRCCQRQHIKLNVSRRMALIKKEDIKAWEWLFNKPPQNWSKSHFRDFSKCDILLNNHSESFNSYILEARDQPILTMLEEIRMKLMKRMCMKKKVAEKYIGSICPKIVKKLEKYKGLSSNCWATEAGARKYSVAIWEKIYVVDLEAWTCSCRQWQLYGIPCQHTIPCILQERRNPEEFVHGYYTVDRFKAAYEYVINPLRDIDDYEPSGYLPVQPPPVNPKKGRMQKRRRKTIDEQICKVATDGTKIVANTRQIKGNCSKCGGQGHNKRTCGRQISDGGAREEHREESVSTLERRSKLTVRRKMTSISQEPQNITSQLPKFEN; this is encoded by the exons ATGAATGCAGATTTAGCAGATTCTGATATTGATATTAATCTTGATGAGCTGGATGGTATTTTAACATTTGAAGACAGTGACAACGATTTAACAGATGATATCAATATCAATGATTTGAATGATGGTATGGATGCTATTTCTCTACATGTTGATCTAGGGAGAGATGACAGAGGTAGTGAATATGATGGTATGGATGCTATTTCTCTATATGATGAAATTCTTGATAAAGAAGATGAGATTTGGGTAGAAGATGAAGCTCAAGAGAGTGTGTTTAATGAAATGGAAAATATTCACTCTAGTGATAGTGATGAGGAAAGAAGGACAATGTGGCATGTGTTCAATGCTGAGAGAGATATGAAGAACCCAAAGTTCCATCATGGGATGTTATTTACAAACAAGGAAGTGTTGAAGCAGACTATTAAACAATATGGCATTGTAAACAAGTATAATGTTAAAGTTGTGAGGGATGAAAAAGATAGGATTAATGCTAAATGTTTGAACGGTGAAGGGTGGATGATTAGAGCATCTATTAACAAAAAAGAGAATGCATTACAGATAAAGAAGTTGAAAGACAATCACAGATGTGCTGCAGAGATTCCTCAGAAATATATCACATATAAATGGTTGAGTGAAACTTACAGAGAACACCTACGAGCAGATCCTAAATTGTCTTCTAAATCTATGGCCCATCAGCTGGAGGTGGACTTTAAAGCAAAAACAGGTAGATTAAAGCTTTGGAGAGCAAAAAAGCATGCTTTAGAGAAACTTAGAAGATCAGAGGCTGAGCAGTATGGCAAACTAAGGGATTATGCAGAGGAGTTGAAAAAAACTAACCCCAATAGTAGTGTCTTTATATGGTCTGATCACCTTATTTTTCAAAACATGTATGTATGTATTGATGCTTGTAAAAGAGGTTTCTTAGCTGGTTGTAGGCCTTTAGTAGGACTAGATGGTTGTTTTCTGAAAGGTAGATACAAGGCGCAACTCCTTGTAGCTTTAGGAATTGATCCAAATGACTGCATATTCCCCATTGCATATGGGGTTGTGGATGTTGAAAGCAGAGAATCATGGACTTGGTTTGTGAGGAACTTGTCCATTGATTTGAATATTGAAAATTCAGGCTCTTGGACATTTATGAGTGATAAAGAAAAG GGATTAATTGCTGCTTTAGATGAACTTATGCCACATGCAGAAAAGAGATGCTGT CAAAGGCAACATATCAAGCTGAATGTTTCTAGGAGGATGGCTCTTATAAAGAAAGAAGATATCAAGGCATGGGAGTGGCTTTTTAATAAGCCTCCTCAAAATTGGTCTAAATCACACTTCAGAGATTTTTCCAAATGTGACATTCTCCTAAACAATCATAGTGAGAGTTTTAACAG CTATATTTTAGAAGCAAGAGATCAACCAATTCTTACTATGTTAGAAGAGATAAGAATGAAGTTAATGAAAAGAATGTGTATGAAAAAGAAGGTGGCTGAAAAGTACATTGGATCCATTTGTCCCAAGATTGTCAAGAAGCTTGAGAAGTATAAGGGATTGTCTTCTAATTGTTGGGCAACAGAAGCCGGTGCTAGAAAATATAGTGTTGCTATCTGGGAAAAGATATATGTGGTTGATCTAGAGGCTTGGACATGTAGTTGTCGCCAATGGCAGCTTTATGGGATACCTTGCCAGCACACCATTCCTTGTATTTTACAAGAAAGGAGAAATCCAGAGGAATTTGTACATGGATATTACACTGTAGATAGATTCAAGGCTGCATATGAATATGTCATAAATCCTCTTAGAGATATAGATGATTATGAACCTTCAGGTTATCTCCCTGTGCAACCACCCCCAGTGAATCCTAAGAAAGGAAGAATGCAAAAGCGCAGGAGAAAAACAATAGATGAGCAGATCTGCAAGGTAGCTACAGATGGAACAAAAATTGTGGCCAATACAAGACAAATAAAGGGGAATTGTTCTAAGTGTGGAGGCCAAGGACATAACAAAAGGACTTGTGGCAGACAAATTTCTGATGGAGGTGCTAGAGAAGAACATAGAGAAGAAAGTGTAAGCACTCTTGAAAGAAGAAGCAAACTAACAGTGAGAAGAAAGATGACTAGCATTTCACAAGAGCCTCAAAACATAACAAGTCAGCTTCCCAAATTTGAGAATTGA
- the LOC121746589 gene encoding protein hook-like isoform X3, producing MEDDKKRRKKNKKKKNKQTNEPTETEKLDDKESTSDSQIGEKSDVKVSEIADAPNDDIGHITADGDGCLANGTEVINLAEVEKQNCLDREAILEGKVNKLQSEKDAQVQKEASQSEKIKLLDDEKNALVQNEARLKERLAELEKENNALIQKEGICEEKIQQLQKEMNSELQKEASLEKEILELKCEKDSWAQTEAGFGPKLNQLVDEASLLNLKVVSLEETVKEMERERDSWMLKENSAKESISSLTADNTKLRAQVEELELSRDTLFSETQQLKEFVSSLQFEMDKQTLENGHANYEAEAASALVEKLVAENSELVEKVSELHAELEQRRVRTEQFPNVGSVPGAVSAHSAEVSGASETITVSDGGIQSLEDAMVKDERNDELVNVKPGVANSSEIMEEDEIVQIPLDENEAVKESNMDVAQNDDNVDVSLTDSPLVGAPFRLISFVARYVSGADLVNANTG from the exons ATGGAGGATGAcaagaagaggaggaagaagaacaaaaagaagaagaataagcAAACAAACGAACCAACTGAAACCGAAAAACTTGATGATAAGGAATCAACTTCTGATAGCCAGATAGGAGAGAAGTCTGATGTTAAAGTATCAGAGATTGCAGATGCGCCAAATGATGATATAGGGCACATAACTGCGGATGGGGATGGATGTCTTGCCAACGGCACTGAAGTA ATAAACCTGGCCGAAGTGGAGAAACAGAATTGTCTTGATAGAGAG GCCATTCTTGAAGGAAAAGTTAACAAACTTCAGTCTGAAAAGGACGCTCAAGTACAGAAAGAG GCTAGTCAAAGTGAAAAAATCAAGCTGTTAGATGACGAAAAGAACGCATTGGTGCAGAATGAG GCTAGGTTAAAGGAGAGACTAGCAGAGTTGGAAAAGGAAAACAATGCATTGATCCAGAAAGAG GGTATCTGTGAAGAGAAAATTCAACAACTACAAAAGGAAATGAATTctgaattgcagaaagag GCTAGCCTGGAGAAGGAAATTCTAGAACTAAAGTGTGAAAAGGATTCCTGGGCCCAGACAGAG GCTGGTTTTGGGCCAAAGTTGAATCAGTTGGTGGACGAGGCttcattattaaatttaaaagtg GTGAGCCTAGAAGAAACAGTAAAAGAGATGGAAAGAGAGAGAGACTCCTGGATGCTGAAAGAG AACTCAGCAAAGGAATCTATTTCCAGCCTGACTGCTGATAACACCAAATTAAGAGCTCAG GTGGAGGAGCTGGAGCTATCCAGGGACACTCTCTTTAGTGAAACACAACAGTTGAAAGAATTCGTTTCAAGTCTGCAGTTTGAGATGGACAAACAG ACACTAGAAAATGGTCATGCAAACTACGAGGCAGAAGCTGCTAGTGCACTGGTTGAGAAATTGGTTGCAGAAAATTCAGAGCTTGTTGAAAAG GTTAGTGAATTGCACGCTGAGCTTGAACAGAGACGTGTAAGAACCGAACAATTTCCCAATGTTGGCTCAGTTCCTGGTGCTGTAAGTGCTCATTCTGCTGAAGTATCTGGTGCTAGTGAGACGATCACTGTCTCAGACGGCGGCATCCAGTCTTTGGAAGATGCCATGGTCAAAGATGAGAGGAATGACGAGCTAGTGAATGTGAAACCTGGTGTTGCAAATTCTTCAGAAATAATGGAGGAAGACGAAATTGTGCAAATTCCGTTGGATGAGAATGAAGCAGTGAAGGAAAGTAATATGGATGTGGCTCAAAATGATGACAATGTGGATGTCTCGCTCACTGATTCACCGTTGGTTGGCGCTCCGTTCCGTTTGATATCATTTGTAGCTAGGTATGTTAGTGGAGCTGATTTAGTGAATGCCAACACTGGCTGA
- the LOC121746579 gene encoding 26S proteasome regulatory subunit 6B homolog → MAASAMLLDPNPVPISEPPPSYPAVKSDVPAVDDEDLYGRLKSLQRQIEFIDIQEEYVKDELKNLKRELLRAQEEVKRIQSVPLVIGQFMEMVDQNNGIVGSTTGSNYYVRILSTINRELLKPSASVALHRHSNALVDVLPPEADSSISLLSQSEKPDVTYTDIGGCDIQKQEIREAVELPLTHHELYKQIGIDPPRGVLLYGPPGTGKTMLAKAVANHTTAAFIRVVGSEFVQKYLGEGPRMVRDVFRLAKENAPAIIFIDEVDAIATARFDAQTGADREVQRILMELLNQMDGFDQTVNVKVIMATNRADTLDPALLRPGRLDRKIEFPLPDRRQKRLVFQVCTAKMNLSDEVDLEDYVSRPDKISAAEIAAICQEAGLHAVRKNRYVILPKDFEKGYRGNVKKPDTDFEFYK, encoded by the exons ATGGCAGCTTCGGCAATGTTGCTCGATCCTAATCCTGTGCCGATCTCCGAACCTCCGCCGTCTTATCCGGCCGTCAAATCGGATGTTCCCGCCGTCGACGACGAAGATTTGTACGGACGGCTTAAATCCTTGCAGCGGCAGATCGAATTCATCGATATTCAGGAGGAGTACGTCAAGGACGAATTGAAAAACCTAAAGCGGGAGCTTCTTAGGGCGCAGGAGGAAGTGAAGCGGATTCAATCCGTGCCCTTGGTTATCGGCCAATTCATGGAGATGGTTGATCAGAACAACGGCATCGTCGGCTCCACCACCGGCTCGAATTACTACGTCAGAATCCTGAGCACCATCAACCGCGAACTACTCAAACCCTCTGCCTCCGTCGCGCTGCACCGCCATTCCAACGCATTGGTCGATGTCCTGCCCCCGGAAGCTGACTCCAGCATCTCGCTTCTCAGCCAATCTGAGAAGCCTGATGTCACATACACT GATATTGGTGGATGTGATATTCAAAAGCAAGAGATTCGTGAAGCTGTTGAGTTACCTCTCACTCACCACGAACTGTACAAGCAGATTGGTATTGATCCTCCTCGTGGTGTGTTACTTTATGGCCCTCCTGGTACTGGGAAGACCATGCTTGCAAAGGCTGTAGCAAACCACACAACTGCAGCTTTCATTAGAGTGGTGGGTTCGGAGTTTGTTCAAAAATATCTCGGAGAG GGGCCTAGAATGGTCCGTGATGTATTTCGTCTGGCGAAGGAGAATGCACCTGCAATTATCTTTATAGATGAGGTAGATGCCATTGCAACAGCCCGTTTTGATGCCCAAACTGGAGCTGATAGAGAGGTTCAGAGGATTCTTATGGAACTTCTAAATCAG ATGGATGGCTTCGATCAAACTGTAAATGTAAAGGTCATCATGGCCACTAATCGTGCGGACACTTTGGACCCTGCACTTCTCCGTCCTGGTAGACTTGATCGTAAAATTGAATTTCCTTTGCCTGATAGGCGCCAGAAGAGACTTGTTTTTCAG GTTTGTACTGCTAAGATGAACTTAAGTGATGAAGTTGACTTGGAAGACTATGTCTCTCGACCTGATAAAATAAGTGCTGCTGAG ATTGCAGCTATATGTCAGGAGGCCGGTCTGCACGCGGTGAGGAAAAACCGGTATGTGATACTTCCCAAGGATTTTGAGAAAGGATACAGAGGCAATGTTAAGAAGCCAGATACTGATTTTGAGTTTTACAAGTAA
- the LOC121746589 gene encoding protein hook-like isoform X1: MEQNKRTYLLMEDDKKRRKKNKKKKNKQTNEPTETEKLDDKESTSDSQIGEKSDVKVSEIADAPNDDIGHITADGDGCLANGTEVINLAEVEKQNCLDREAILEGKVNKLQSEKDAQVQKEASQSEKIKLLDDEKNALVQNEARLKERLAELEKENNALIQKEGICEEKIQQLQKEMNSELQKEASLEKEILELKCEKDSWAQTEAGFGPKLNQLVDEASLLNLKVVSLEETVKEMERERDSWMLKENSAKESISSLTADNTKLRAQVEELELSRDTLFSETQQLKEFVSSLQFEMDKQTLENGHANYEAEAASALVEKLVAENSELVEKVSELHAELEQRRVRTEQFPNVGSVPGAVSAHSAEVSGASETITVSDGGIQSLEDAMVKDERNDELVNVKPGVANSSEIMEEDEIVQIPLDENEAVKESNMDVAQNDDNVDVSLTDSPLVGAPFRLISFVARYVSGADLVNANTG, encoded by the exons ATGGAACAAAACAAG CGGACTTATCTACTAATGGAGGATGAcaagaagaggaggaagaagaacaaaaagaagaagaataagcAAACAAACGAACCAACTGAAACCGAAAAACTTGATGATAAGGAATCAACTTCTGATAGCCAGATAGGAGAGAAGTCTGATGTTAAAGTATCAGAGATTGCAGATGCGCCAAATGATGATATAGGGCACATAACTGCGGATGGGGATGGATGTCTTGCCAACGGCACTGAAGTA ATAAACCTGGCCGAAGTGGAGAAACAGAATTGTCTTGATAGAGAG GCCATTCTTGAAGGAAAAGTTAACAAACTTCAGTCTGAAAAGGACGCTCAAGTACAGAAAGAG GCTAGTCAAAGTGAAAAAATCAAGCTGTTAGATGACGAAAAGAACGCATTGGTGCAGAATGAG GCTAGGTTAAAGGAGAGACTAGCAGAGTTGGAAAAGGAAAACAATGCATTGATCCAGAAAGAG GGTATCTGTGAAGAGAAAATTCAACAACTACAAAAGGAAATGAATTctgaattgcagaaagag GCTAGCCTGGAGAAGGAAATTCTAGAACTAAAGTGTGAAAAGGATTCCTGGGCCCAGACAGAG GCTGGTTTTGGGCCAAAGTTGAATCAGTTGGTGGACGAGGCttcattattaaatttaaaagtg GTGAGCCTAGAAGAAACAGTAAAAGAGATGGAAAGAGAGAGAGACTCCTGGATGCTGAAAGAG AACTCAGCAAAGGAATCTATTTCCAGCCTGACTGCTGATAACACCAAATTAAGAGCTCAG GTGGAGGAGCTGGAGCTATCCAGGGACACTCTCTTTAGTGAAACACAACAGTTGAAAGAATTCGTTTCAAGTCTGCAGTTTGAGATGGACAAACAG ACACTAGAAAATGGTCATGCAAACTACGAGGCAGAAGCTGCTAGTGCACTGGTTGAGAAATTGGTTGCAGAAAATTCAGAGCTTGTTGAAAAG GTTAGTGAATTGCACGCTGAGCTTGAACAGAGACGTGTAAGAACCGAACAATTTCCCAATGTTGGCTCAGTTCCTGGTGCTGTAAGTGCTCATTCTGCTGAAGTATCTGGTGCTAGTGAGACGATCACTGTCTCAGACGGCGGCATCCAGTCTTTGGAAGATGCCATGGTCAAAGATGAGAGGAATGACGAGCTAGTGAATGTGAAACCTGGTGTTGCAAATTCTTCAGAAATAATGGAGGAAGACGAAATTGTGCAAATTCCGTTGGATGAGAATGAAGCAGTGAAGGAAAGTAATATGGATGTGGCTCAAAATGATGACAATGTGGATGTCTCGCTCACTGATTCACCGTTGGTTGGCGCTCCGTTCCGTTTGATATCATTTGTAGCTAGGTATGTTAGTGGAGCTGATTTAGTGAATGCCAACACTGGCTGA
- the LOC121746589 gene encoding protein hook-like isoform X2 yields MEQHKRTYLLMEDDKKRRKKNKKKKNKQTNEPTETEKLDDKESTSDSQIGEKSDVKVSEIADAPNDDIGHITADGDGCLANGTEVINLAEVEKQNCLDREAILEGKVNKLQSEKDAQVQKEASQSEKIKLLDDEKNALVQNEARLKERLAELEKENNALIQKEGICEEKIQQLQKEMNSELQKEASLEKEILELKCEKDSWAQTEAGFGPKLNQLVDEASLLNLKVVSLEETVKEMERERDSWMLKENSAKESISSLTADNTKLRAQVEELELSRDTLFSETQQLKEFVSSLQFEMDKQTLENGHANYEAEAASALVEKLVAENSELVEKVSELHAELEQRRVRTEQFPNVGSVPGAVSAHSAEVSGASETITVSDGGIQSLEDAMVKDERNDELVNVKPGVANSSEIMEEDEIVQIPLDENEAVKESNMDVAQNDDNVDVSLTDSPLVGAPFRLISFVARYVSGADLVNANTG; encoded by the exons ATGGAACAACACAAG CGGACTTATCTACTAATGGAGGATGAcaagaagaggaggaagaagaacaaaaagaagaagaataagcAAACAAACGAACCAACTGAAACCGAAAAACTTGATGATAAGGAATCAACTTCTGATAGCCAGATAGGAGAGAAGTCTGATGTTAAAGTATCAGAGATTGCAGATGCGCCAAATGATGATATAGGGCACATAACTGCGGATGGGGATGGATGTCTTGCCAACGGCACTGAAGTA ATAAACCTGGCCGAAGTGGAGAAACAGAATTGTCTTGATAGAGAG GCCATTCTTGAAGGAAAAGTTAACAAACTTCAGTCTGAAAAGGACGCTCAAGTACAGAAAGAG GCTAGTCAAAGTGAAAAAATCAAGCTGTTAGATGACGAAAAGAACGCATTGGTGCAGAATGAG GCTAGGTTAAAGGAGAGACTAGCAGAGTTGGAAAAGGAAAACAATGCATTGATCCAGAAAGAG GGTATCTGTGAAGAGAAAATTCAACAACTACAAAAGGAAATGAATTctgaattgcagaaagag GCTAGCCTGGAGAAGGAAATTCTAGAACTAAAGTGTGAAAAGGATTCCTGGGCCCAGACAGAG GCTGGTTTTGGGCCAAAGTTGAATCAGTTGGTGGACGAGGCttcattattaaatttaaaagtg GTGAGCCTAGAAGAAACAGTAAAAGAGATGGAAAGAGAGAGAGACTCCTGGATGCTGAAAGAG AACTCAGCAAAGGAATCTATTTCCAGCCTGACTGCTGATAACACCAAATTAAGAGCTCAG GTGGAGGAGCTGGAGCTATCCAGGGACACTCTCTTTAGTGAAACACAACAGTTGAAAGAATTCGTTTCAAGTCTGCAGTTTGAGATGGACAAACAG ACACTAGAAAATGGTCATGCAAACTACGAGGCAGAAGCTGCTAGTGCACTGGTTGAGAAATTGGTTGCAGAAAATTCAGAGCTTGTTGAAAAG GTTAGTGAATTGCACGCTGAGCTTGAACAGAGACGTGTAAGAACCGAACAATTTCCCAATGTTGGCTCAGTTCCTGGTGCTGTAAGTGCTCATTCTGCTGAAGTATCTGGTGCTAGTGAGACGATCACTGTCTCAGACGGCGGCATCCAGTCTTTGGAAGATGCCATGGTCAAAGATGAGAGGAATGACGAGCTAGTGAATGTGAAACCTGGTGTTGCAAATTCTTCAGAAATAATGGAGGAAGACGAAATTGTGCAAATTCCGTTGGATGAGAATGAAGCAGTGAAGGAAAGTAATATGGATGTGGCTCAAAATGATGACAATGTGGATGTCTCGCTCACTGATTCACCGTTGGTTGGCGCTCCGTTCCGTTTGATATCATTTGTAGCTAGGTATGTTAGTGGAGCTGATTTAGTGAATGCCAACACTGGCTGA